From Bradyrhizobium sp. AZCC 1610:
CCCTACCCTGCACTGGCGCAGATGCGGAAGGAGGCGCCGATCGCGTTCGTGCCGCAGCTCGGCTCGACCGTGTTCACCCGGCGCGACGACATCTTCACCCAGGAGAAGCGCATCGACGTGTTCTCCTCGCACCAGCCGAACGGGCTGATGAATGTGCTGATGGGCCACAACATGATGCGCAAGGATGGCGATGCGCACATGACGGAGCGGCAGGCGATGTTTCCCGCGGTGTCGCCGCGCACGGTGCGCGACACCTGGATCCGGCAGTTTCAGGCCCACGCCGACCGTATCCTCGACGAGCTCGTGCCGAAAGGCTCCGCCGATCTCTGTAAAGAGCTGGCGCTGCCGCTGTCGGCCGAATGCCTGAAGGACGTCACCGGGCTCACCAACATGCGCTACCAGGACATGGACGCGTGGTCGCAGGCGATGATCGACGGCATCGCCAATTACACCGGCAACAAGGAGGTCGAGGCGCGCTGCCATGCGGCAACATCCGGCATCGATGCCGCGATCGACGACATGATTCCGGTGGTGAAGAAGCACCCGAACACCTCGATCCTGAGCGTGCTGCTGGCTTCAGGCCAGAACATGGAAAGCATCCGCGCCAACATCAAGCTTGCGATTTCGGGCGGGCAGAACGAGCCGCGCGACGCGATATCAGGCGCGACCTGGGCGTTGCTGACGCATCCCGAGCAGCTCGCGCTGGTGCGCGAGGGAAAAGCAAAGTGGATCGACGTGTTCGAGGAGTATGCGCGCTGGATTGCACCGATCCAGATGTCGCCGCGCCGCGTCGCCAAGCCGTGGACTTATCGCGGCGTCGACTTCGAGCCGGAAGACCGCGTGTTCTTCATGTTCGGCTCGGCCAATCGCGACGAGGCCTCGTTCAACGATCCGGATCGTTTCGACATCACCCGCGACACCCAGAAGAGCATCGCCTTCGGCGCCGGCCCGCATTATTGCGCCGGTGCGTTCGCCTCTCGCGCCATGGTGGCCGACGTCGCGCTGCCGAGCGCATTCGCGCGGCTGAAAGGCCTGCGGCTGGACGACAGCGAACCGGTGCGGATCGGCGGCTGGGCGTTTCGCGGCCTGCTCAATCTGCCAGTGAAGTGGGACGCTGCCTGATCGTTGCAGATAGTCATAAAAGCGATGCTATTTCGGCGCACGCGAAAGCCCGGCGAGTGTGCCGGGCGAACGCAAATATACGCTTTGGAGAGAAAGCGGCATTCTCAGTCAATGCTTCACGGTCGTCCATCCGGGCAACTACGGTGAGGTTTTCTGACAGAACTCAGTTCAACGCTAGTTGGGCAAGATCAATCGGCGCTCGAAAAACGCGCTCGCCATCCCCATTGGTTGCGAGAATGAAAAATTGGGAATGCTGCGAGCCGTTGCTCTCGCAAACGGGCGACGATTTCCTTCGCTACCTTTTCGGCCGTCGCGTCATCAAGAACGCTCGAAAATATCCTGTTAGACCGACCGTTGCTTCGTTATCTCTTTGAGCGCGCTGTGTGCGACGGTCCTCAATCCGCCCAAGGTGGCGTTTCCCCTTTTCGCACTGAGCCTCAATTTCTGTGCGATGTAGCGACGGCGTTCGTGGTCGCCGCCGTTAGGGAAGACGCGGCAGGTCTCTTCCAAAACGAAACTCATGTTTGCAATCGTCCGATCATCCAGTTTGGTCATGGCACTACCTCTCCGGGCGCCTGCCCTAAACCAACATCCTCTACGAGCGACAAGACGGTTTTGATGATAGCAAATTCGGGAAAAAGTGGAACAAAAACTGGAACCGCTGGGCTGGACAGCACTTGAATCGCGTGAGTTGCAGGATGCGCGCACATGCCAAAGACTGACTGGTCACCCGGCATAGTACCCTATGGGGCGGATGAAACCGTCTACCTTGTTGTAGATAGCTTTTCCAGCGGGAGGGTTTACCGAGAAACCGAGATCGAAAAAGCCGACCTTGAAACCATCGTCGGCGATCTACTTTCCGGCCAATACAATAGCCCCGTCCGCATCGTGGCGTTCAACACGCTCGAACACTGGTCCGAAGATGTTTCTTCGGACATAGCGGCTGAAATCCAGCTACGCTGCGACATGGATTGTGTGCTGGTGCCTGAGCATTTGACTGACTTCGTGCAAACCCACATCCATCCCTTGCGCCAGTTAGTGCTTCGGCTGGTCTAATAGCTAGACCAGCTGTCGGCACCAAGGCGCACTATCGTAGAACTACGAAGCTTCTACTGGCGCGGACATTCCCGGTAGCCGAACCGGTCGATGATCGTGCTGCCCGGAATGGTGTGAAATTCCAGCGTCTCCATGTAGTGATTGTCGACGAGATACTGGCGTAGCTTGGGGTTATAGGCGTTCAGCATCCGCTGCGTGGAGCCCGCATGGATATTGCGCTGGCGGTCGTGACCGGCGTGGAACAACAGCGTGGCGCTGCGCTCGACGCAGACATTGCGCAGCCCCAGAAACAACGTGCAGTTCGACTGGCAATGGCCCTTGATGCGAAACAGTTCGCCGCTGGAATTGGCGCGCTCGATCTCGGGGTGGAAATCCTTGTACCAGCCGCCCCGGCCGAATCTTTCTGATGTCACGGCAAAGGCCGTGGAGGAAATCAGGACGAATGCAAGGACGGCGAGAACTCGCATGGCCAACCTGCCCGGTTCAAAGTGCATGAGGGGAAATTAACAGCAATCGATGAAGGCGTCACCGCCTCACGGCGTCTCCCGGCCGCCGCCATGATCGCCGTTGCGCAGGTGCATGTGCTGAAATACCCAGCGCATGGCGAGGTACCAGAGATAGCCTCCGATGGTCCCGCAAACGGCAAGAAGGATGATGTAGGCGGGATGATACTCGCCGCTCCACCACAGCATCCCGCCGATCCAGAAGATGGTGAAGAAAATGGCCGCGAGCTTCAATCGCTTGGCCTGATCCATGACAGTGCTCCGGTCGCTGACATCCGATGCCATCATGGACGCCACGGCCTCGCCGCACCGTGAGGTGCATCACGCCGCGCCGGAACCGGGCGGCTACGAACCCATAAATCCAAGGTGGTTGGCGAACTTCCGCTTTGATGCGCATTCCAGACTCACGTCGAACATCGCGTGAGATCCGAAAAGTGCCCACAAGCGGACCTTTCGAATGAGTTGGAGATGCGGCGCGGCACTGCGGCGCGCCGCTATACCAGCGCCACGCCCGATTCGAAGCGTTGTTCGCGGAAAGCCACGATCGACGCGCCGCGAGGATCAGCCGCCAGCATCACATGGGCGGTCGGTCCTTGGCCCACTCCGTATACTTCTTCGCCTTGGCGTGCGTTTCGGCGAAGTACTTTTCGTACTCATCGCCAATCATGATCTTGATGGCGAGGCCCTGCTCCTCGAGCTTCTTCACGTGCTCAGGGTCTTCCATCGCCTTCTTGAGAACGTCGCGCAGCTTGGCCACGAGCGGCGCCGCCATCCCCTTGGGACCGGCGACACCGCGCGTCGAGCTCGAGATCACCGTCGGAAAGCCGAGCTCTTTCATGGTCGGCACGTCGGGCAAGAACTTGGACCGCACGTCATCCATCACGGCCAACGCCCGAACCTCCCCCGACTGTACGCGCTTGACGATGCTGCCGACATTGTCGAACGCGACATCGATGTTGCCGGCCATGATCTCCTTGAACTGCGCAGCGCCGCCTTCAAGATGCACGAGACGGAATTTTGCGCCCGGCGCTGCTTCCTCGGTCATGAGGATCGCCAGGTGGTCGTCCGACAGGATGCCGGTCGTGGCGGCGCGGATCGTTCCCGGCGATTTCTTGGCCGCGTCGATGAGGTCCTGCACGGTCTTGTAGAGGCTGTCCGCCCTGACCCAGATAACGCCAGGATCCAGCACCTGGTTGATGATCGGTGTGAGGTCCTCCTCGGTGAAGGTCGCCCTGCGCTCCGGATCGAGGATCACCGTATTGGTAGCGGGCAGGTTGATGAAGCCGATGTAGTAGCCGTCGGGCCTCTGGCGCACCAATTCGGTCCACCCGATCTGGCCGCCGGCACCGCCGCGGTTGACGATCACGATCGGCTGTCCCAGCGCCTTCTCGGCGATGGATGCGACGATGCGCGCCGCAATATCGGTCGATCCTCCCGCCGGGAAGGCGACCATCAGCTGGATCGGCTTGGTGGGAAAATCCTGCTGCGCCCTCGCAGCTCCGGTCACCGCGGCGAGCACAATGGCCGCGACGGAGAGGCATTTCGTGAGCTTGGGCATTTCCTCATCCTCCTCTTATGCTTCGAAGTCTCACACTCTCGATTCCTGTCAGGTGGTAGATCCCTCCCGGAGTTCGCGCGGCGGCAGCCGTAGCGCGGAGGCAACGAGCACGATACCTGCCAGCACCAGCAGCGTGAGGCAGAGCGGGCGCGTAAAGAAAATGGAGAAGTCGCCCGCCGACATTTCCAGCGACGTTCTGAGCGACTTCTCAAGGAAGGGTCCGAGGATCAGCCCCAGCACCAGTGGTGCGATCGGCATGTCGATCTTGCGCATGCCATAGCCGATGATGCCGCAGACGATCATGACGCCGATATCGAACACGTTCTGCTGCAGGCTGTAGGCGCCGATGATGCAAAACAGGAGCGTGCCGGCCCACACATAAGAATGGGGTAGATACAGGATGCGCGCCCACAAGCCGACGAAAGGCAAATTCAGAACGAGCAGCAGGATATTGCCGAGGAAGAAGCTCGCGATCACGGCCCAGACAAGATCCGGGCGCTCCTGGAAGAGGAACGGCCCCGGGGTGAGCCCGTTGATGATGAACGCGCCCATCAGCACCGCAATCGTCGGCGAGCTCGGGATGCCGAGGGTCAGCAGCGGAATCATGGCGGCATTGGCGTAGGCGTTGTTGGCGCTCTCGGGTGCCGCCACGCCTTCGATGGCGCCGTGCCCAAACCGCTCTGGCGTCTTCG
This genomic window contains:
- a CDS encoding cytochrome P450, which produces MSNAPHFNIDVPTFWADPYPALAQMRKEAPIAFVPQLGSTVFTRRDDIFTQEKRIDVFSSHQPNGLMNVLMGHNMMRKDGDAHMTERQAMFPAVSPRTVRDTWIRQFQAHADRILDELVPKGSADLCKELALPLSAECLKDVTGLTNMRYQDMDAWSQAMIDGIANYTGNKEVEARCHAATSGIDAAIDDMIPVVKKHPNTSILSVLLASGQNMESIRANIKLAISGGQNEPRDAISGATWALLTHPEQLALVREGKAKWIDVFEEYARWIAPIQMSPRRVAKPWTYRGVDFEPEDRVFFMFGSANRDEASFNDPDRFDITRDTQKSIAFGAGPHYCAGAFASRAMVADVALPSAFARLKGLRLDDSEPVRIGGWAFRGLLNLPVKWDAA
- a CDS encoding Bug family tripartite tricarboxylate transporter substrate binding protein yields the protein MPKLTKCLSVAAIVLAAVTGAARAQQDFPTKPIQLMVAFPAGGSTDIAARIVASIAEKALGQPIVIVNRGGAGGQIGWTELVRQRPDGYYIGFINLPATNTVILDPERRATFTEEDLTPIINQVLDPGVIWVRADSLYKTVQDLIDAAKKSPGTIRAATTGILSDDHLAILMTEEAAPGAKFRLVHLEGGAAQFKEIMAGNIDVAFDNVGSIVKRVQSGEVRALAVMDDVRSKFLPDVPTMKELGFPTVISSSTRGVAGPKGMAAPLVAKLRDVLKKAMEDPEHVKKLEEQGLAIKIMIGDEYEKYFAETHAKAKKYTEWAKDRPPM